agttaaaatttcatttccttGTTATCACTTAAATAGGCAAAGTGTCTACATGGGTCatatgtatttgaatttaagtaaaatattatctGATGATGAAGTTAACACTTAAGTGGGAGAACCTACTATTTGAAAATGCCTAAAATTAAGACGCCCATCtctggcctgtttggaagttaaaaaaaggagggggagtagagtagagggagggagagtaattcaattaccttatttggaagttttttatgagaggagggggaggagtttggaggggtttgaaggggtttcaaccacctctaacccctcatttttaattccctcaaattggagagatttggagggagagtagaatagataaattattgactagataaatctctcaatttaccctttctaaattaataatagaccaatgttgcaagtctattttcaaataggggtaaatttgtctattttaatcatttcttctcctctcctctccatcctaatttttaaaacaaccaaacaaggggaagggttaattactcccttcccccttactaattttaaaaatatccaaacaaggtggagggaaaccattcccctctactcttctccctctctaaacttccaaacaagccatTAATGTTTTTCATTTAAGGTTAAATACAAACATGGGAGACTAACTAACCAGAGACTCTCTCTACATTATTCTCCATTTGAATACTGCCAATAAACATTATCTTCTCTCTAATTCCAGATTCTCTGGGGGGCCATTAATAGTCCCCAAACTTTAGCACATGAGCGATTCTAGTCCATGAAAtttaattgatttctttttctttttcttttttttgataaaattaattgatttctTTTAGCCCTTAACAAACTTGAAGTCATTGCGTTTAGTCTCTAAAGAACTTAAAATGATTGATTTTAGTTCTTTACAAGCTTAAAGTGATCGTTTTCAATCTTTACAGACTGATGACGTCTCAATTTCACTTATGGGTTAAACTTTAATGACCAATACTAGTTTatttaaatctaaatttttttaacactccaaaaataatatttgagatCAATCTTCAAggaccaattaaaaaaaaataaaaactacagaTAACAAGAAAATCTATCTTTATTTCCACtaagttaaaatattatttccttGTTTCTCTAATCATCCTCTTTGAGACTTAGAATTCATGATTAACTTGTAACaaaccaaaatataaaagagtAAAGTAACTATCAAAATTTGACATAGGCATAGGCCATAGGATTACCCGATCAGCAAAAACCCACACTGCCTTCACCTACCTTATTCCAGCATATTGAAGTTGAACAACCCAAACTCAATTCTGGTCAGACCCAAATAGCTTCATCCTAGACAATGGGGTCCTCAAGTAGCCCTCCACTTCAAACTTCTTAGGAGAAAGTTGCCTGTACTTAGCAAACAGCTCTTTGGCCTCTGCATTCTTATCTAGCAAGCTATAAATCATCCCCTGACAAAAATAGGGCCTAAAGTCATTTGGGTCTTCCTTAATCAATTCCTGATAACTCTCCAGAGCCTCCTCCACATTCTTCTGCAAAAACTGTATCTGCGCCATTATCAACCGCACGTCTCGGGCCTCCTTCGCCTTGCTTCCCTCCTCCGCAATCCTCAACGCCTCTTCCAACCGCGTAATCACCGCCTCGCCTTCCCCGCATCGGTCCATCAGCAACGCATTCTCGAACAACGCCTCGAAACTCAACGGGTTAGAGTCGAGAATTTCTTCGAACACCTTGCGTGCATTCTCGGTATCTCCCATTTCGCTTAACAACCTGGCCATAAGGAACTTCCACTCAGTCACATTGGGCTGCGCGGATACCAGGCGTCTTAAGACCTTAAGACCCTCCTCGTCCTCGCCATTCTCGAGCTTCTGTTGTAAAAGCGATTTTAAGGCCTCAACCGCTTCAGAATTGGAGTCGAGAAGCTCGGATAGCGGCTGTTTTTGggcttgttcttgttcttgttcttcttcaagAACTGGGTTTTGTTCGGTGATGGTGGTGGGAGGTTCAGCTTTCGCCGGAAGAATAGAGAGGTTTCCGATCATAGAGGCAGTGGCACCTATGAGAATTGCCGCTTTTGTGTAGTGGGTGAGTGTTTGAATAATGGGgtgtgtgtttttttggttggtggCATTTGAGATGATTGTGAGGCGATTTTGGGGATTGGTGGGAGTGGGGAAACGGAGAGAGGAAGAAGGTAAGGGTGGGTTTGAAGTGGAGGAGAGGTGattgttgttgagagatgatgaggatgaggatgttGCTAAAGTGAAGCTCATGGTTTGAGGTTGAGGTTGAGGTTTCTTTGAGGATTCAACAATGTTTGGAGTTTGGGAGAAAGGGAGGGTTTATGGAGGTGgttgtagttgttgttgttgggtaAGGACTTAAAAAGAGGATGATGGAAACTAAGAAATAGGTTTGGTAGAGTCATGAACTCACTCCACTggggcgaaaatgggtaattacccataaaaatctaactatttagttagttgaCGCGGTTTGGAAACATATTGGAATTCTAGCAACTCGAGTTTCaaaggctcgattttgggcctGTAAATCGACTCTTTGAGGCTCGATTTGCATGTTTTACTCGGGTCTGAGTTGGCATTATTTCCACGTGGCATCTActtgtaaatcgagtcttagagactcgatttacatttacagtaaaaaaaaaaaattttgccttTACACCTTCTCACCTCAACAACCACAAAACCACACCTTCTCACCTCACCTCAATATCCATTCTTCCTTCTCTGGGTTCTTCTCTCACCAGCACGGCCTGGGGTCGCGCCCAAAAACAGGTTGCCTGCGACCCAGGCGCGCGACCCaggcgcgcgacccaggtcgcagGCGACTCGTCGCGCGAGCCCAGGCGCGCAACCCAGGTCGCAGGCGACCCCAGGGCGCAGGCGACCCAGGCCTGGGGTCGCGCGGCCTGGGTTGCAGGCGAcctgtttctgggtttttttttttaaacttctctttcttctcttggtGGTTTTGTTAGGATTGCTGTTGTTGCTGTGGTTTTGTGGTCGTTGAGGTGAGAAGGTGtaaaggcaatttttttttttttttactgtaaatgtaaatcgagtctctaagactcgatttacaagTAGAGGCCACGTGGAAATAATGCCAACTCAGACCGGAGTAAAACATGCAAATCGAGCCTCAAAGAGTCGATTTACaggcccaaaatcgagcctttGAAGCTCGAGTTGCTAGAATTCCAATATGTTTCCAAACAGCGtcaactaactaaatagttaaatttttatgggtaattacccatttttgCCCTCCAGGACTGGGGGTCAAAAAGGACACATAAAATGGGAGATGCCAAATGCCAATCAAGATGCTCTCTCTAGTCTTCCCCTCCCTATATAATTCTTTACTAATGttattattacaaaaattttgtaatttttttcattgatcTGTCCATCTtgcactcaaatttttttttttattatatatatatatatatatatatatataataataaaaagatgtccaTCTTGAATacttttaaaatagaaaattccaacctcttcttttttcttatttttgaccTCACCATTTTTTTATCCCTTCTAATCCTACCAAACAAAAACGAGATAAGTTGGTGGTGTTGGACTGCTGCTCCAATCGTCCAACGGTCCAAAGTGTCCTAAATTTCTTACCaagctatttttttgggtagaaaaaaGGGAAtcatttattataatatgaGATTCCAATCAGTTCTTTCCTAAAGTCATCTCAGTAGGATGGCTAAATACAAAAGGGACCAAATGGCACTCCGGGGAGAGAGCGGGCAATTGCCCCTGACTGcccaaaataataacaaattaacgtagtatttataatatattataaaagttggatCTCACAATTGTACAAAATAATGACACATATTCTTTtgcgaatatatatatatatatatatatatatatatatatatcaatgatAGATATAATCTTTAAAAGTGATGCAAACATACAATGTCATATGGCAAATAATGATTTGTAtacatcataaatatttgaAACATCATAATGAGTCTCATTTACTATATGGTATGGGAAAATTTTATTGCTTAAATATTCACCTTTCCCAACCTTTCACCTTCCTCATTTCCTCTTTATTGGTGgatatgtttctttttcttctctctccatctttatatatataaatatgttatCTCTTTGTTCCTCTTATTATAACCAACAAGCTTATAAAATTcgataagaaatttttttcaccattgcattttttttattttttgctctCCGTGTTAGGGATAATTGTGGTATGATTGTAATGCAATTGTATTAGTAGTTCAGTATTGATATTGTATAGTGTTGGTGTTGAGATTGTTGTATGCAAGGTAGTGAGACAAGTGGCAAGGTGGTTATGACAGGGTGGCAAGTGAGTTAGTTAGGAGTTAGTTAGGAAATTAGGATTAGCTCTGTGTAACAGCCACAGGTTGGAAGGCAAGGTATTAGGCAATTGtataaagaaaagagagttgTAAAGAATGGAATATAATAAGATTGTCACTCAATTTGCACTTCTCTCTGTTTCCTTCCAgttcttctctatttctctttggAGGACTAGCTGGCCTCGAATTCAGCTAGAGAAACCATAACCATCAAGTTCCAACCTTAACATTCCACTATTAGaggtacctctctctctctctctctctctctctctctctctcacacacatgcacacacatttttctattaatatctaacatttattctctctcttgcATGCATGCGCACAcacatatttttctattaatttctAACCTTTATTCTTTCATTTGTTTCAATACTTTTCATTTTACAAATTGCTCTTTGTATGTGGAATTCAAGATTGAACGATACTCGAGGAGAAAGATtgatttacatatttttattgtttaaaaatttttattattttgatgttaatgcgaatttttttttttttcttttggtgttttgattagtgggttttttttttttttttttttttttttttggagaatcaattAGTAGGTGATATTCAGTTTTGTTATTTCATATAACTTTTGTCCAATTGCGTATATAAAAgtatattatcaaattttatataataatctCTACAAGtgttatataaataattttaatatattgaaaGATTTTGTGGACCTTGTACGTAAtaagtttcaataaaataatataaataaaattttattcattttttcacAAATAATGTCTATTGATTAGCAACGATtggaagcaaaaacaaaaaaaaattttccttgattatgattatttttttgttaatttgttacttCTACCcgatatttaaaataataatatttacgAGTTTTCTtgcattataataataatactactaattaaaacacacacaattttttttttttaaagtgtgcAACACCTATTACTAGTGAATATAAAATGGTCAACAAGGTAGCAAATTGTATTACACGTAATCAGTGCTTGCTGAAAAAAGAGTATAAAAATTGtttaccaaaaatgaaaaagaatataaaaattgcTTGCTTGCATTTCATAACCGACAGAAaagcattaaaataaaaaaagccgCATTCCATGTTCCATTCACTTAACCCCTGGaacatgtttctcaaaaaaaaaaaaaaaaacccctggAACATGCCACTGTAACCGCAATTTCCCATTCGAGCCTGATATTCATATATCATTcacttcttcctttttattctatttttcttttataatttttatgtatttttgttgatatatctctgttttttttttttttttttttttttttttttttttttttttaagtcaaacttataaaaggaaaatcaatgataaaaaaaaataaaataaagaaacccatttcatttcaaaagtataaaagttcaaattatttatgtaatcctctaaataatttttcataaaataagtgtataagtaataaaatatggAAACAACTATCTAACAATTCCATAATATGATATTGTTTTCAAgtcaaactttaaaattttagttgctgAATTAGTTATTATATGgtttaaaattgttataatttaatcatttatgagtttaataaaaagttaaaaactaacATAAACTGTATTTTaggtttattgatttatgaaaaatcattacatgGGTATTATAAATAgaattttgaatataaaaaaaaattacagcacaacaatatacaatatatatatatatatatataatgtgtgtttgtgtgcataTACACAATATGTGTTTCTATCTACATATGTCCATGAGTGTATGGAGACATATATTAGTTATAAATTTTGCCCCCTCTGAGATAAAATCTTGGCTCTGCCACTAGCCACCACTAGCTAGGTGTActaatttgcaaaaaaataaatcttatatatatttatatgataaaaaaatggGACAGTGGCTATATTCTTCAAATTTTCTTGGCAAGTCCGTCCCCTACTCCATTATCTTACCAAGGTTTTGAAAGAGTGAAGCtcaactctttctttcttttttccttttcctttctttccttctcctTTATTTTTGGACCGGTAGTACCAACTCCCTAATGCGGGGACtcgaacctttttttttatatatatagaaaaattcaatagtacaatgagagagagagagagagaggagtgatTTAAACCCTACATGAATCTATAAAAAACATTAGAAGATACcaaccaattgagctacaaggctcttgaccAAGTGACTTAAACTTAGTGCATATTTAAATAAGCTTTTTAATATAGTTATTGAAAATTAGTTTAAGTATAGTCATTGAacctataaaaaataagattaaataAACAGATTaactaaaaagttaaaaagaaaaaaattatgacaaataGATAAAACTTACCAATGTCAATTAGGCGGGTAACTCTTACCAAaatattgacaaaaataaaaactataaatgTGTTCATCGGGTTTGAAAGAAAGATATAACAAAGAGGAGCTGTGGGGTAAAAAAAGCATACTAACTTATCTCAGTTTTATCATATTCTCATGACAAATGGAATAACGACTATTGCAAGATATCGGATCAATTCGAATTCAAATTGTATATGTAAAAACGAATGCATTGGTGCAAAATAGTGTATTGAAGTCTTAGATGCcacattataaaaaaagaacaaaacaaaacttttaacaataaaatttacactaACACTGGTGATCATTTGTTACAATATGTACTAATAAGCTCATTATAACCATCATCTCTAGTTTTTTGATGACTAGGAACCTCAGAGACCGTCCAAAGcatcgtgttttttttttttttttttttaaatttaaaatccaatTAAACCCCAGACCAATGTAACGCGCTCACATCACATGGAACAAATCACTGCCTTCGCCAATGGGACATGGCCCTAGAAATTGTTTGCACCCAAGGGGATTATTCGAAGCTTAGACTTGGAGAGAGCACACCACCAAGACCAAGGCCTTGATCACTTGAGCCAACCCCTAGGGGTTATAACCATCATCTCTAGTTCTCAACGCAAAAGAGTAATAATGGCTAAACACTATTTTTGCTGTAAACCAAAACTAATTCATACTTCAGACTTCtacatcaaatatatatatatacatgtacatttatttaaaaaaaaaaattgtaaacttAGGGGGACTTAAGGGTGTATAGTTGATATACTTCTTTTATCCCCTTTGTATATCTGTTCTTGTATTAATACAAAGTTGATATTacctataaccaaaaaaaaaaaaaaaattctgaacaGAGTTAGAGAAAAAAATGTAGAAACCATATCATGTTCCTAACCTTTTTACACCGCATTCTGAGCAGAACTTAGAAGTTTCTCTCAGGTATGGGGCCCCACACTCGTCACAAAACTTTGCAAGGTTGGATGGCTGAAATGTAACCAATCTTAAAGGTCAGTAGAAAGCATAGATAGAGAGAAggttagaaagaaaaagattattaATAGAGGTAAGGAATTTATTCCACTTTGTTATCCATAGTTAGTCATCAAAAATGTTCTACGACCAAAGCAAAatcttacaacattttcacaagcTGAGGTGTCAGCCCAtcataggtcaaaataaaataatatatatatatattaaaaaaaattatattaggaCCCACCACAACTCAAAACAAAGGTGGTGTGAAAGATTTTGTTGTGCCCTAGagtcccattaaaaaaatttgttatccATAGCGTTTGAATGCACAAATACAGAGTTTTAAATGGAGTCtcattacaaaacaaaaaagtagcaccacaaacaaattgaaaaatttagaaagaataaaaaacatcaaTAAAGACCCAAGTACAATAAACTACTTAGAGGAATGAACCAGAAGTCATGCATAGTTTGAGCACAAGTATACATAAACGTTCTAATCAAACGCACTCCAGAGGCAATGGATTATTACtctaatgaaaataaattatgttacAAGGACTAAAATCAGTTCCAGAATTCAGGTATTGAAACCACATACTGGCTATTGTCCACTCAATAtctaagcaaaaaaaaacaaggaaaataataaattggcaCTACAGCTAGTACTCTTGTACATCTCATATGAGCACAAACATGTGAATGAAAACAGTTTGATAAAATTaagtaaaacattttacttGACAAAAAAGGCAGCAGAGACATCTATTAAAATATCCCCTCATATGGTTACTTTGCCATTAAGAGAAAAGACAAAACATACATACAAATACACATAAACCcagatttatatatttaataaaggTGTTGACATTTGATTTACTCCGAATTTGGTTTTTGGATGGACAAAGAATGAGAAGAAatgtttttgataattcaattgttacaagTAGAGAAGgagggatttgaaccttggttctccttataaaaaaaaccaagtaatgtcattgagctacaagactcttgacaaaagaataagaagagatTGGCTACGATTACTACAAACAGAAAGCCATCTTTGCCATCTACAGGTAGAAGCTTGTCTTTTCTCTCATCCTATTTAAGAACCAAATGGAGCCttaaattgctaaaatttacAGAATACTGTAATGTTGGTTGCCAGCAGTATCAGGATCACTTTATCACTTAGAAATtatctaaattattttgttggtaagttacacatgcaacTAGTCAATTTTGAACCcacgacctcaccctccacccaGACTTGAGAGAAGTGGAAGTGAAGTTCAAGGTTAGTTCTTATTGGCAAAAAATTGATGATGTAGCTAACACACAAAATCTTGGTCACAATAAATCACAAGAACcaacaaattttcattaaagaaTCAAGCAGTGTCAAATACTTTCTTCTTATTCCTTTTTCAGGCCTAGATGAGTATGCAGAGCAGCATCCTATGACAGAATACAGATATCATGAAGAGATTACCAAGACAGTATCAAGATCACTTTATCACTTAGCAATTATAAAATAGGCACAGTTAACAGAAAACATATTTGTGAAGAAATTGATGAGAACCAACCAGCTTGCATTAGAGCCAAGCAGTGTCAAATATTGTGTGTATTCTTTCATAACTATATTGAAGTATACAACTtatccaaaaagaagaagaaaaaaataactgaaGCATACAAAGCATCATCCAAGGACACAGATTTGATATTCCCCAAGTACACAAGTCTAATTGTAACATACATGCTCATTATGCCCAATTTATGATAACACATACCAAAAAAAACgtttattaaatttaactaagtgctctaattatttatattagatgAAAAGCATGTCAATTTGATAATCCTCACCATTACATGCAAGCGCCCTCCAGCATGGCCACCTGTGAGGGGTTGTAAGCATGCCATCTGTTGTGATATGGTTGGTTGATGACAATGAGAAATTTCAGTTAAGTGTGAAGGAGGAACACATTGATGACTGTGAGCAAAATGGGATGCATGTGGACTTTGTTGCATGGGTTGATGATGATTCTGGTGAATTGGGTGAAATTGGGGCTGATGTGAAAGTGGTTGCATAGGATGTTTGCAAACAGTCTGCTGCTGATTTTGTGGCTGCAAAAAGgtgaaagaaaagagagaaaagagattattaaaaaatgaatgaacaCGTCCTtgtattataataaatgctgTAAAATGCAAGAAAACGTAAGCATACACCTCAAACATAACCATGGCAATGTGAGAGCACaaataatctaaataaaaacaataaaaaatagctGGAACTAGGAATTAGTTTAGTTAATTTCTGCATGATGCATGTACATATATAAGTTCTTCAGAATCACAATTCTCTTTGGCTAGGGAAATGCATGACTACATCCCTCAAATAATCCTCTCAGCTCAGGTTCATGTCAGTCTCCAAAGTTTGGCATCAACTCAAGGAGGATGCTAGG
This genomic stretch from Quercus lobata isolate SW786 chromosome 3, ValleyOak3.0 Primary Assembly, whole genome shotgun sequence harbors:
- the LOC115982755 gene encoding protein SLOW GREEN 1, chloroplastic, yielding MSFTLATSSSSSSLNNNHLSSTSNPPLPSSSLRFPTPTNPQNRLTIISNATNQKNTHPIIQTLTHYTKAAILIGATASMIGNLSILPAKAEPPTTITEQNPVLEEEQEQEQAQKQPLSELLDSNSEAVEALKSLLQQKLENGEDEEGLKVLRRLVSAQPNVTEWKFLMARLLSEMGDTENARKVFEEILDSNPLSFEALFENALLMDRCGEGEAVITRLEEALRIAEEGSKAKEARDVRLIMAQIQFLQKNVEEALESYQELIKEDPNDFRPYFCQGMIYSLLDKNAEAKELFAKYRQLSPKKFEVEGYLRTPLSRMKLFGSDQN